A DNA window from Ovis aries strain OAR_USU_Benz2616 breed Rambouillet chromosome 7, ARS-UI_Ramb_v3.0, whole genome shotgun sequence contains the following coding sequences:
- the LOC101121607 gene encoding cytochrome c oxidase assembly protein COX16 homolog, mitochondrial isoform X2: MFAYAVRRALRKNKTLRYGVPMLLLIVGGSFGLREFSQIRYDAVKIKIDPELEKKLKMNKVSLESEYEKIKDSTFDDWKNVRGPRPWEDPDLLQGRNPEILKTNKTT, translated from the exons ATGTTCGCCTACGCGGTGAGGCGCGCCCTGCGCAAGAATAAGACCCTTCGCTACGGAGTTCCCATGTTG TTGCTGATTGTTGGAGGTTCTTTTGGTCTTCGTGAGTTTTCTCAAATTCGTTAtgatgctgtgaagattaaa aTTGATCCTGAGTtagaaaaaaagctgaaaatgaaTAAAGTGTCATTGGAATCGGAATACGAG AAAATAAAGGATTCCACCTTTGATGACTGGAAAAATGTTCGAGGACCCAGGCCTTGGGAAGATCCTGATCTCCTCCAAGGACGAAATCCAGAAATCCTTAAGACTAATAAGACAACTTGA